From a region of the Bradyrhizobium sp. KBS0727 genome:
- a CDS encoding GNAT family N-acetyltransferase, which produces MDDLERADEIVVASINELTARRGFGKMASSHLPNFQAFSLRDDSEGLWVADDDGEIIGFAWSWVCGELWFLAQLFVSPDRQSDGIGNQLLGKAFAHAQIRGASVKALITFAFNNVSQGLYISRGLFPRCPIYMVSVVRDRLASRVAEPRLHLEPLTAKAAKFDELAVIDASALSVSREKHHRYLMGDSATSGFTIHDGSECVGYTYISNGHIGPLAVRRPDLVGPAFATALSFAARSNSPTVSAFVSGPSEPALKTAMDHGMRITYPMLLMSTQAFGDWASYLPRNPGFM; this is translated from the coding sequence ATGGATGACTTGGAGCGAGCCGACGAAATCGTTGTCGCCAGCATCAATGAGCTCACCGCGCGGCGAGGCTTCGGAAAGATGGCATCTTCTCATCTCCCGAATTTTCAAGCATTCTCGCTAAGGGACGATTCTGAGGGTTTATGGGTCGCCGATGACGACGGAGAAATCATCGGCTTCGCGTGGAGTTGGGTTTGCGGTGAACTTTGGTTCCTGGCGCAGCTGTTCGTGTCGCCCGATCGCCAGAGCGATGGCATCGGCAATCAGCTTTTAGGTAAGGCGTTCGCTCACGCGCAAATACGCGGAGCATCCGTCAAAGCGCTGATCACATTTGCATTCAACAACGTGTCTCAGGGCCTCTACATCAGCCGTGGACTATTCCCGCGCTGTCCGATCTACATGGTCAGCGTGGTTCGTGACCGTCTGGCGTCCCGCGTGGCTGAGCCGCGGCTTCATCTTGAACCTCTGACGGCCAAGGCCGCCAAGTTCGATGAACTGGCAGTCATCGATGCGAGCGCTCTCAGCGTATCCAGAGAGAAGCACCACCGATATCTCATGGGCGACAGCGCAACGAGCGGGTTCACCATCCACGACGGCAGTGAGTGCGTAGGGTATACGTATATTTCCAATGGACACATTGGCCCGCTTGCCGTTCGTCGGCCAGACTTGGTGGGCCCCGCGTTTGCTACGGCATTATCGTTCGCGGCACGGAGCAATTCTCCAACCGTTTCGGCTTTCGTGTCGGGCCCGAGCGAGCCGGCACTTAAGACGGCGATGGACCACGGGATGCGCATAACCTACCCAATGTTGCTGATGTCGACGCAAGCATTCGGAGATTGGGCCAGCTATTTGCCGCGCAATCCGGGCTTCATGTAA
- a CDS encoding FAD-binding oxidoreductase encodes MSSIASVAGAAADLSASFGGQLLKPTDEGYEEARKVHNGLVDKRPALIARCRSVADVVDAVALATKLGLEVAVRGGGHNVAGRATIDGGIMIDLSPMKGVHVDAVGKIVRAQGGVTWGEVNRETQLHGLAVTGGVVSTTGIAGLTLGGGLGWLMGKYGLALDNLRAVELVTADGKVLRASKQEEPDLFWAIRGGGGNFGIATTLEYDLHTVGPIVTGGPIIHPIERSRDVLEFFRASTQSLVDEHTLFASLTHAPDGSGTEVAVLVTCHCGLAADAERAMSPLKKFGAPILDAVGPMLYCQLNSMLDANYPRGALNYWKSNFLMELSDAAIATMIECFAHCPTPMGQLLLEHIHGAATRVAAVDTAFPHRQQGYNFLILAQWMHPSDTSRCIAWARETYERMRPFFAAGRYVNYLDDDEMGDSVAAAYGPNYRRLQRIKAKYDPKNFFRMNQNILPRA; translated from the coding sequence ATGTCGTCCATCGCATCTGTCGCCGGCGCTGCCGCCGACCTTAGCGCTTCCTTCGGAGGACAACTCCTCAAGCCAACGGACGAGGGCTACGAGGAGGCGAGAAAGGTCCACAACGGGCTGGTCGACAAACGGCCAGCATTGATTGCCAGATGCCGCAGCGTAGCCGACGTCGTGGATGCCGTCGCTCTTGCGACCAAGCTCGGCCTCGAGGTCGCGGTTCGCGGCGGCGGCCATAATGTGGCAGGACGCGCGACCATCGACGGCGGGATAATGATCGACCTGTCCCCAATGAAGGGCGTCCACGTCGATGCTGTTGGCAAAATCGTACGGGCGCAGGGCGGGGTCACTTGGGGCGAGGTCAATCGCGAGACGCAACTTCACGGCCTCGCGGTTACCGGTGGTGTGGTCTCGACCACGGGGATTGCCGGACTAACCCTCGGCGGAGGACTGGGCTGGCTGATGGGCAAGTACGGCCTAGCACTGGATAATTTGCGGGCTGTCGAACTCGTCACCGCTGATGGCAAGGTTTTGCGCGCCAGCAAGCAAGAGGAGCCCGATCTGTTCTGGGCCATCCGCGGCGGCGGCGGAAACTTCGGGATCGCCACCACTCTCGAATACGACCTTCATACAGTAGGGCCAATCGTCACCGGCGGCCCCATCATCCACCCCATCGAACGCTCCCGTGACGTCCTCGAATTTTTCCGGGCCAGCACGCAGTCGCTGGTGGACGAACACACGCTTTTTGCATCCCTGACCCATGCCCCCGACGGGTCCGGCACAGAGGTGGCCGTTTTGGTCACCTGCCACTGCGGCCTGGCGGCGGATGCCGAACGAGCCATGTCGCCTCTGAAAAAGTTCGGGGCTCCGATCTTGGACGCAGTCGGGCCGATGCTCTATTGCCAGCTCAACAGTATGCTTGACGCCAACTACCCCAGAGGCGCCCTCAACTATTGGAAATCGAACTTCCTCATGGAGCTGAGTGATGCTGCGATTGCGACCATGATCGAATGTTTCGCGCACTGCCCGACCCCCATGGGGCAGCTGCTCCTTGAACACATCCACGGCGCCGCGACCCGTGTCGCCGCAGTTGATACGGCTTTTCCGCATCGGCAACAGGGCTACAATTTCTTGATACTCGCGCAATGGATGCACCCGAGCGACACGAGCCGCTGCATCGCCTGGGCACGTGAAACTTACGAAAGAATGCGGCCCTTCTTCGCCGCCGGCCGGTATGTCAACTATCTCGACGATGACGAGATGGGCGATTCCGTCGCTGCCGCATATGGTCCCAACTACCGGCGTCTTCAGCGGATCAAGGCCAAATACGATCCGAAGAACTTCTTCCGAATGAACCAAAACATCCTACCGCGGGCCTGA
- a CDS encoding LysR substrate-binding domain-containing protein, whose product MHKLPPLIELRAFEAAARHLSFKKAAAELGVTPTAISHQIGLLEQYCGRALFRRRPRPLSLTDAGARLFPAIRGGLEVFAAAIAALKQDSDQQPLRVTTTNAFASLWLVPRLPAWRKLHPDVPLEVIGTDTVLDLQAGDGDVAIRYATSRVVPTDGLVDDLFSDTFWAVCNPRLLSTGRLKKPVDLVNHVLIHSYWSPADHEPPTWQRWLAAAQRRWREVPQFKDMQHLSFREELHAIEAVIAGQGVGIFSDVLVAHELAAGTLVKAFKLSLSGYSFHVVRRLSHPRARTIRAFSEWLQSAA is encoded by the coding sequence ATGCACAAGCTGCCGCCCCTGATCGAGCTCCGCGCTTTTGAGGCTGCCGCTCGTCATCTGAGCTTCAAGAAGGCCGCGGCAGAACTCGGCGTGACGCCGACGGCGATCAGCCACCAGATAGGGTTGCTTGAACAGTATTGTGGCCGCGCCCTGTTCCGCCGCAGACCGCGGCCTCTTTCGCTGACAGATGCCGGAGCGCGGCTGTTCCCCGCCATTCGCGGTGGGCTTGAGGTGTTCGCCGCTGCAATCGCGGCGCTCAAGCAGGATAGCGACCAACAGCCTCTTCGGGTGACGACAACGAACGCTTTCGCCAGCCTCTGGCTCGTGCCCCGCCTGCCCGCGTGGCGGAAGTTGCATCCCGACGTGCCGCTGGAAGTCATTGGCACGGACACCGTGCTCGATCTGCAAGCCGGCGACGGCGATGTCGCCATTCGTTATGCGACCAGCCGAGTGGTGCCGACGGACGGGCTCGTCGATGATCTCTTCAGCGATACATTCTGGGCCGTCTGCAACCCGCGTTTGCTTTCAACAGGCCGCCTGAAGAAGCCGGTTGACCTCGTAAACCACGTTCTGATCCACTCCTATTGGTCGCCGGCCGATCATGAGCCGCCGACATGGCAGAGATGGCTTGCCGCGGCTCAGCGCAGGTGGCGCGAAGTGCCCCAATTCAAGGACATGCAGCACTTGAGTTTCCGGGAAGAACTGCACGCCATCGAGGCGGTGATCGCCGGGCAGGGAGTCGGGATTTTCAGTGATGTGCTCGTGGCACACGAACTCGCCGCCGGTACGCTCGTGAAAGCGTTCAAGCTGAGCTTGTCTGGCTATAGCTTCCATGTGGTCCGTAGGCTGAGCCATCCGCGCGCCAGGACCATCCGAGCCTTCTCGGAGTGGTTGCAGTCAGCTGCTTAA